The region AAATACGGAATGGCTTCCTCGTAATCTTTTTGAAGAAAATAAGCATTCCCAATTTTATAGTTTTGCTTTTGTTTGGTTATTGCGCTTTCGTTATCAATAATAGAATCTTTTTCTATTGCATCAATATCTTTAATAATTTCTTTTCTGGTCTGTATTTCCGCATCATAAGAGCGGTTTACATTCTGAAAATCTGCAAATTTAACCTTCTGCTCTACTTCTCTGGTTTTATTTTCTTTAGCAGCTAAAACTACTGAGTTTTCAAGTAAGTCTTCAGCCATTTCTTTTTCTCCTTCTTCATTATACACTTCACCTAATTTAGAGTTTAAGTCCGTTATTTTTGACTGTATGTTGTTTTCGGACGCTACTTTCAATCCGTCTTTATATGCGGTTGTTGCCTTTTTATTGTCCTTAGTTTTAACATACACATCACCTAACCCTTCTTGCCTCAATACATGTTGCCAGTTAGATAAATTTTCTGGCTTTAAACTGTTGTAAATAGCTAAACTCTCTTGATAATTTTTATTATTAAAATAAGCTTTAGCCAGTTTTAAACTAACGTCGTTAGACTTTACGTTATTTAAACTTATTCTATAATTGGTTACCGCTAAATCAAATTGTTTCCAATGCATGTAGACATCTGCTAACACTTCAAAAGCTTCTGCGTTTTGTTTAACTGAAGTGCTTTTTGGAATGCTCTCTGTAATAAATTGAATACTTTTTTCAGCAGATTTTTTCTTATAGAATATTGCCGAATCTATTGCACTTTCAAAACTGTTATCTTTTATTTTATTTTTATAAATGTATGATCTATCAATAACAGGTTCTACTTCAACCCTAATATCATCATCAGATTTCACTTTATAATAAATAGTTTCAAAGTCCTTATGACTTATCATAATTTCGTCACCCATTTGGACATCAATTCTAAATTCTCCACCAATATTTGTACTTGTGTAAGAGCCACCATTTACTTGGATGTTAACATCTGAAATTGGATCGTTATTATTACTTTCTCTTACCAAACCTTTAACGGTAAATGTTTCTCTTTTAGAATCATTTAATTGGTCTTGTGCGTACAAAGATTGCTGTACTATAAGACATAAAAAAAGAGGAATAATTAAATGTAGGTGTTTCATCAATAAAATTCTAAAACATAAACTTACGCACTTTAAATCATTTAATAAAATGTGATTTTCCTGTTTAAGAGTTAAAAGGAGAGTAAAAAGAAGGCTTTACTCATTTGTAAACTAACCTCACTCATTTATACAATGAGTTCCCTCATTTTGAATTTTGTTTTAATTAATATGCTTCTAGGTTTACCAAAACAAAATTTAAATAATTATGAAATACACAACATTCGCTTATCTATTACTTTTACTTTCATTTAGTGCTCAAGCACAACATAAAGGCAATTACAATGAAGGCATTTCTAGGCAAAATATTGCTACAGGCAATGCAGTAGTTTATGGACATTCACCTAAACATATGACTCCTAATTTAAATCCAAGCAGCACCATTATTATAGATGTTAGAGCATTGCAAAATGTAAAAGCCAATTCTTACACAGCTATTTTTAATGTCTCACAAATTGGCAAAACAGCTGATTCAACCAACCTATTAATGAATAATCGTATAAATAATATTAAAAGAGAATTAGCACAATACGGAATTTTTGAAAAAGACATTGCAATTGACGTCATTTCGTTTGTTCCAGTTTATGAAGTTGAAGTCACTAAAAAACTATTTAGCAAAACCTATACAGAAGTCCCTAAAGGATTTGAATTACAACAGAATATCCATATCCAATTTACCAAAACACAACAGTTTGAAAATATTTTAACTGCTTGTGCAAAAAATGAAATTTACAATTTAGTAAAAGTGGATTACTTTATTGAAAACATAGCAGAAGTCTACAAAAATTTACAAACCAAATTATTAGCCCTTATCGCAGATAAAAAAGAGTATTATTCTATTTTAGGTTTTGATTTAAAAGACTATAATTCTATAATGGCTGATCAAAAATATTGCTATTTCCCAAAAGATTTTTATCAAAATTATCAAGCTTATAATAGTATCTCGTTTCAAGCTTTAAAGCAAGACAAAGGTGTGACAGAAGCTAAAAAGCAAACGTCTTATTACTATCAACCTTTATCCTACGAAAATTATGATATAGTAGTCAATCCATCTATTTTAGAACCTGTAGTACAAATAGGTATGGAAATAAAATTACACTTTACACCAAAACCTAAAGAGCAAGAAGTAAAACCAGAGGTTAAAACTGAAATTAAACACAAATACTATGTAATTTCTCCAGACGGAAGCATAGATGTCAAAGAGTTAAAAACAGATAATTAAAAATTATAACTTAACCCATAAAAAAAGCCTCGCGATTGCGAGGCTTTTTTTATATCTTTTTTTGTGTTTAGTTAACTGCTGGACAGTTACAGCTATATCTTGCTCTACCACAATTAAAGTTATAACCTAACGTTAATTGATGAAATCCACCATTATTAAAAACCACCGAATTAGCTTGGTAACTATAAGTATAAGCAAATACAAAGTTATTAACTTCTACACCCAGTATTGGCGTTATATATTGTAATTTTTGACTACTTACTCCTGCGCCATCAACAAACTCAGCTCCATCTAAAGATCGTCTGTAAGACAATCCACCCCAAATTTTACCAAAATCAACAGTCTTATAAGCTTTCAAATTGATATCAAAAGAAGCTTCTTCAGTAGCATCTCTATACATGAACATTGCAGAAGGCTCGAAGCTCCAATCACTTCCGTAACTACCAAAAGTATTACCAACAGACAATAAATAAGTTCTTAAGTTGTCATAACTTAAACCTTGCTCATTAAAATTAATACCATCATTTTTAAGTAAGTTTTTTACCGTAGCATGTGCATAAAAATTATACAGAAAGTAAGAAAATCCTAAATCGACATTAAAATTTGTTGCAGATTGTTCGATACCAGCAATTATTGGGTCAAATCCATCTGCCAAGAAACTAGTTTCATCTAATTTATACTGTATAGCACCAGCACTTAAACCAAAAGATAATTGATTTAAATCTGTTTCACTTCTAGAAAACATAAGGTGATGCGCATAAGTTAGGTAAGCTCCTGTTTGAGAGTGGTACCCATTTTTATCACTATATACAATAGCTCCAATACCAGATTGTGAGTCGCCTATCCTTCCATTAATACTTGCAGTTATTAGTTTGGGGGCATTATCATCTCCAAACCATTGTTGCCTACCAGTAATTCTGAGTTTGGCGCAGTTTGCTGCACCAGCCATAGAGGGATGTATCAAATATAAATTATCCGATAAGTAATCTGAATAAATAGGTAATCCTTCTTGGGCTTTAGAAAATTGAGCACTAAATAAGGCTACAATTACTATTAAAAATATGTTCTTTAATCTCATAATCTCTTATTTCGAGGTAGATTGGTCTAAAAATAGCTAGGCTATCAGGTTAATAACTCTTTTTTTAGTTAAAAATTATAACCAAATTTCAAATATATAAATTTACAACTTATAAATTCAATCCTAAAAGTTAAAGCTTCCAAGATAAAAATGTTTTATCAGAAAAACTAAAATAAATCAAAATTGAAGCTTTTATAATGTTCAAATATAATAGATATCTATACTTTTCTTTAGTATTTTTGCAAAAAAATAGTAAGATGAGTAATTTCAAAGTTTCCATACAAGAGACCTCCAACCCAAGCATAATTAAATTTGAACTCAATCAATTTATAACCAAACATCAAAGTTTTGAGTTCAACAATATAGATGAGGCTAAAGATTCACCTTTAGCTCAACAATTATTTTATTTACCTTTTGTGAAAAAGGTCTATATTTCTAGTAACTTTATTGCTATAGAACGCTATAATATTGTTGAATGGAACGATGTTAAAACTGAAGTTGCAGAGCAAATCGAATCTTATTTAAACGAAGGTAATTCTGTTGTAAACGATACTGCAAAATCCAATAAAATTGCTGTTACTGTTTATACAGAAAGTACACCAAACCCTTCCGTTTTAAAGT is a window of Olleya sp. YS DNA encoding:
- a CDS encoding histidine kinase; the protein is MKHLHLIIPLFLCLIVQQSLYAQDQLNDSKRETFTVKGLVRESNNNDPISDVNIQVNGGSYTSTNIGGEFRIDVQMGDEIMISHKDFETIYYKVKSDDDIRVEVEPVIDRSYIYKNKIKDNSFESAIDSAIFYKKKSAEKSIQFITESIPKSTSVKQNAEAFEVLADVYMHWKQFDLAVTNYRISLNNVKSNDVSLKLAKAYFNNKNYQESLAIYNSLKPENLSNWQHVLRQEGLGDVYVKTKDNKKATTAYKDGLKVASENNIQSKITDLNSKLGEVYNEEGEKEMAEDLLENSVVLAAKENKTREVEQKVKFADFQNVNRSYDAEIQTRKEIIKDIDAIEKDSIIDNESAITKQKQNYKIGNAYFLQKDYEEAIPYLEKSIAEADKREDLIVKKDATKKISDVYLEAGNIDKARLAFEEYTKTVDELYIKKEQEIAQAARFNKRIVEKQNRINTLETDRKLTLSQVELSDEKNKRQQLIIYSLIGGLLLLALTAYLMYKYIKQQKLANNLLALKSLRSQMNPHFIFNALNSVNSFIATNDERTANKYLSDFSKLMRAVLENSEEDFIPLEKEIELIELYTKLEHFRFKDKFDYTIKVDNTIDVEAYKIPPMLLQPYIENAVWHGLRYKEEKGVLAISISKKRIGEIEITIADNGIGRKKSKSLKTENQQKHNSKGLGNIKKRVSILNEMYKDKVDVFIDDNGNQGDVGTKVVVTLKKD
- a CDS encoding SIMPL domain-containing protein gives rise to the protein MKYTTFAYLLLLLSFSAQAQHKGNYNEGISRQNIATGNAVVYGHSPKHMTPNLNPSSTIIIDVRALQNVKANSYTAIFNVSQIGKTADSTNLLMNNRINNIKRELAQYGIFEKDIAIDVISFVPVYEVEVTKKLFSKTYTEVPKGFELQQNIHIQFTKTQQFENILTACAKNEIYNLVKVDYFIENIAEVYKNLQTKLLALIADKKEYYSILGFDLKDYNSIMADQKYCYFPKDFYQNYQAYNSISFQALKQDKGVTEAKKQTSYYYQPLSYENYDIVVNPSILEPVVQIGMEIKLHFTPKPKEQEVKPEVKTEIKHKYYVISPDGSIDVKELKTDN
- a CDS encoding type IX secretion system membrane protein PorP/SprF, producing MRLKNIFLIVIVALFSAQFSKAQEGLPIYSDYLSDNLYLIHPSMAGAANCAKLRITGRQQWFGDDNAPKLITASINGRIGDSQSGIGAIVYSDKNGYHSQTGAYLTYAHHLMFSRSETDLNQLSFGLSAGAIQYKLDETSFLADGFDPIIAGIEQSATNFNVDLGFSYFLYNFYAHATVKNLLKNDGINFNEQGLSYDNLRTYLLSVGNTFGSYGSDWSFEPSAMFMYRDATEEASFDINLKAYKTVDFGKIWGGLSYRRSLDGAEFVDGAGVSSQKLQYITPILGVEVNNFVFAYTYSYQANSVVFNNGGFHQLTLGYNFNCGRARYSCNCPAVN